GCCCAGCCAAGCTGCGCGGCCAGGGCCGCATCACAGCCGCGTGACCTCCGCCGCCAGCGTATAACCGCCGCCCCAGACCGTCTTGATCAGCTCGGGATTCTTCGCATCGGCCTCGATCTTCCGGCGCAACCGGCTGACCTGGTTGTCGATCGCGCGGTCGAACGCCGCGGCCTCGCGGCCCTGCGTCAGGTCGAGCAGCTGGTCGCGCGTCAGCACCTGGCGCGGCCGGGTCACCAGCGCGAGCAGCAGGTTGTACTCGCCCGTCGACAGCGGCACCGACACGCCCTCGCGATCGACCAGCGCGCGTTCGCCCGATTTCAGCACCCATCCGGCAAAGCCGTACGAGCTGCTCTCGGGCGCATGGTGGCGCGCGCCGCCCGCGGTCGCACGGCGCAGCACGACCTTGACGCGCGTCGCCAGCTCGCGCGGCGAGAACGGCTTCACGACATAATCGTCCGCGCCCATCTCGAGCCCGACGATCCGGTCGGTCTCCTCCGCGCGCGCTGTGAGCAGGATCACCGGGACGTCGCTGGTCGCGGCGATGTGGCGGCACAGCGACAGCCCGTCCTCGCCCGGCATCATGATGTCGAGGATGACGAGGTCGATCGCATAGGCCGCCAGCCGCGTCCGCGCGCTTTCCGCGTCGCCGCACTGGGTGACGCGGAACCCCTGCTTGGTGAGATACGCCGCCAGCGGTTCGCGGATCGAGCGCTCGTCATCGACGAGCAGCAGATGTGGAAGATCCCCCATGGGGTCTGCGTCTAGCATGACCGGGCCCCGGGGGAAGCGCCGGACGGCATCGCGCCCGGCGCTCGGTTCACTTGACCTGCGCGGGGGCGGGGGTGGGGGCCGGCGCCGGCTGTCGGGCAGGGCCCATGTCGCCGCGCCGCGCACGTCGCATTTCCGCCATCGCTGTCAGTTCGGCCTGGTCGATCTTGCCGTCGCGGTTCGCATCCATGCGGTCGAACCGCACGCCGGCCTCGGCCAGCGCCTCGGCGCGCGTGACGATACCGTCGCCATTGGCGTCGGCGCGCATCATCGCGGCACCGGGGCCGCGCGGCGGACCGTCCTGCGCGCCGGCAGCGGTGGCGGTAAACACGCTGGCGCCGAGCGCGAGCGAGACGATGACCTTCCTCATGATAGCATCCTTGGCTTGGCCCCGGGGCACGATCCCCGGTGCGATGGTGCCGCTATGGCCGCACCCTGTCGCGTAGATGTGCCGGTCGACGTGGCAATTGTCGCAAATCATGTCGGATGCTCATCCGAAGACCGCGACGCTCTGCATTTGCTCGCCGACGCCCACGCCGTCCGCGTTCCAGATCGCCATCTGCTGGCTCGAACTCCCCTCGCGCGCATAGTCGGTCGTCGCGCGCAGCAGCCACCAGCCGTCGCGCGTCAGCGGCTGCGACCCCAGCACATTGAACAGCCACGTCATCGAACTGATCGGCACGACCGCGCCGATCAGCTTGAGCGCGGCCGGGGGCAGGCAGTCGGCGATGCACATCAGCTCGACCATCGGGTCCAGCCCGTCGCGCTCGGCAAGCCGTACCCAGCGCAACCATTCCGATTTCGGTCCGTCGCGCTGGTCGACGAATTCGAAATTCTGCGTGAACGGCACAGCCGCAGTACCGCGGTAGGTCGTCGTCTCGGGGCCGGGGACCGGAAATTCGGGCGCCGCTCCGACGTGATGATCGAGCCGCGACTCGACCGGCCCCATGAACACGAACGTCGCGCGCAGCCCGAGGCCCGCGTCGCTCTCGACATCGACCTGCACGAACGCCGCGTTGCGCCCGCGCCTGAGCCTGGTCGCGCGGATCGCAATGTCGCCAGACAGCGGCCCGATGAACGACACCTGCGCCGATCGCAGCGGCGGCAGGTCGACGTCCGACACCTGCGCCGCATGCAGCGCGAGCGCGGCCGAGAAGCCGCCATAGGCGGTGCGCCCCTGCAGCCAGGTCTCGGGCACCGACCCGCGCCAGCCGCCCTCGATCGGAACCAGCGCGTCGATCGCCTGCTTGAGGGTCGTCATCACCGCGTCGCGGCCGTCTGTCCGAACAGCATCTTTTTCTGCTCGTCGGTCATCGGCGTGCGCGAATCGTTGATCGCCTTGCCCTTCTCATAGGCGGTGATCGTCGCGGGGCGTTTGGCGATCGTCTCGAACCAGCGCTTCACGTTCGGGAAGTCGGCGAGCGTCTGGCCCTGCGCCTCGTGCGGCACGATCCACGGATAGGCCGCCATGTCGGCGACCGAATAGGCGCCCGCCACGAATGCGCGGTCCGTCAGCCGCCGGTCGAGCACGCCGTACAGCCGGTTCGTCTCCTTGACGTAGCGGTCCATCGCGTAGGGAATCTTTTCGGGCGCGTAGATGTTGAAATGATGGTTCTGGCCCAGCATCGGCCCCAAGCCCCCCATCTGCCACATCAGCCACTGGTTCACCTCGGTGCGCTCGCGAAGCGAATCGCCGCCGAACCGCCCGGTCTTCCCGGCGAGGTACAGCAGGATCGCGCCCGATTCGAACACGGTAATCGGCGCGTTGCCGACGGCAGGGTCATGGTCGACGATCGCGGGCATCCGGTTGTTCGGCGCGATCTTCAGGAACTCGGGCGCGAACTGCTCGCCCTTGCCGATGTCGACCGGGCGGATCGTGTAATCGAGCCCGGTTTCCTCCAGCATCATCGTGATCTTGTGGCCGTTCGGCGTGGGCCAGTAATGCAGGTCGATCATTCCGGAGCTCCTCGGTGGGTGCGCGGCAGATGGTGTGGCGGCGCGCCGCGTACAACAGGCTTTGCATTCCGGCGCGATCCGTGCCATTGGCAGCGCCGTACCCGATATTCAGTTTCGCTTCGAGGACGCACAGGGCGCCGAAGCGGCCAAGGCTTGGAGAGGGGATAAGGCGGAAGGACGGCAACGTACCTTCCGCCGTCCTTCCAGCAGACCGGGTTTTTGATTTTCTATCGTTGGGTTGGACGGCAGACAAAAAAGGGCGCGGCTTCCGGTGTGGAAGCCGCGCCCTTTTTTACGTCGCGCCGCGGCGAAGCCGCGTCGTCGGTCGCTGCTGTGCAGCGCCGGCCGTGCTCGAGACTGCTCGGCGCGCTCGCGCCGAACAGTCTCTGCGCATCAGAAGCGGAACGCTGCGACGCCGCGGATGCTGTGCCAGCGGAAATAGTCGAAGCCGCGACGGAAGTCGGTGCCTGCCGCGTTGCCGCGCGTGAAGGGACCACCAGCCGGGCCGCCCGATGCGCGGACGCGGTAGTCGTTGTCCTCGTAGCGATGGAACATGTATTCCATGCCGATCGAGAAGTTCTTGCCGATCTTCTGCTCGACGCCACCGCCGCCGGTGATGCCCCACTGCTTCTTGTTGCCGTTCGAGGTGAACGTGTTGGCGGTGTTGCCGGTCGTGAAGCTGTTGTCGATGCTGGCATAGCCAGGGCCGAACGCGCCGTAGAACAGCGTGGTGTCGACCGCGTAGCCGACGCGGCCGCGGATCGATGCTTCCCAGTTCAGCTCGCGCGACATGGTGTAGAAGGCGGGCGTGGTCGAGAAGGCGCTGACGCTGTCCTTGATCTCGGACTTGCCGAACTCGCCGACGACGCCGACGACGATGTTGCCGCGCTGTGCGTCGAAGCCGAGGCGACCGTAATAGGCGATGTCGTTGCGATCGTTGTTGCAACCACGGCCGCCGGCTGCGGGGGCGGTGTTGCTGGTCGCGGCGCCGTTGCAGAAGCCGGGCGAGAAGGCGTTTGCTGCGGTCGCAGTCGAGATCGTGTCGCCGAAGCTGCCGTTCAGGTCGCGGTCGAACTTGATGTTCTCGCCAACGTCGTTCGGCTGGACGTCAAAGCCGAACGAACCGCCGGCGTACAGGCCGCTGAACGGTGCGTCCGCGGTGGTTTCCTGCGCGAATGCCGGCGTTGCTGCGAGTGCGGCAGCGCCGATCAGGCCGGCGAACAAAATCTTGCTCATCGATAATTCCCCTTATCTTGGTTGCGTGTCGCTCCAGTAACGTCATTCCCGCGCGAAAATATCCCGTTCATGACAAGTTGTTCATGGGTGTGGCTTTGTCGCAACACAGATCAAGGTCTGCGGGATCCGGCGGCGCTGTCGGCGCGCTTGGCTTTGTCGCGCGCGGCGCCCTATATCGACGGCACATGGCAGACGATCTTTTCGCGGCATCCACCGCGCCCGGCGCAAAATCCGCCCCCGCCTACGACGCCTCGTCGATCGAGGTGCTGGAGGGGCTCGAACCGGTTCGCCGCCGGCCGGGCATGTATGTCGGCGGCACCGACGAACGCGCGCTCCACCATCTCGCCGCCGAAGTGCTCGACAACGCGATGGACGAAGCCGTCGCGGGACATGCGACGCGGATCGAGATTCACCTCGAACCCGGCAACCGGCTGACGATCGTCGACAATGGCCGCGGCATCCCGGTCGACCCGCATCCGAAATTTCCCGGCAAGTCCGCGCTCGAGGTCATCCTGTCGACGCTGCATTCGGGCGGCAAGTTCGCGGGCAAGGCCTATGCGACCAGCGGCGGCCTGCACGGCGTCGGCATCAGCGTCGTCAACGCGCTGTCGTCGGATACGGTGGTCGAGGTCGCGCGCGACCGCCAGCTCTATCGCCAGCGCTTCGCGCGCGGGATCACGCTGGGGCCGATCGAGGCGTTGGGACCGACGCCCAACCGCCGCGGCACCAGCGTCGCGTTCACGCCCGATACCGAGATCTTCGGCCCCGAGCTGGCCTTCAAGCCGGCGCGACTCTACAAGCTCGCGCGGTCGAAGGCGTATCTGTTCGCGGGCGTCGAGATCCGCTGGAAATGCGCACCCGAACTGCTCGCCGACGACACGCCGGCCGACGCGGTGTTCCAGTTCCCCGGCGGTCTTGCCGACCATCTGCGCGACCAGATCGCCGGCCGCGAATGCGCGACCGCGGAGTTCTTCGCCGGGTCGCAGGCGTTCCCGGGTGAGGACCAGGGCCGTGTCGAATGGGCGGTCGCCTGGCCGCTGTGGAGCGACGGATCGTACAGCTGGTACTGCAACACAATCCCGACGCCCGATGGTGGCACGCATGAACAGGGACTGCGCCAGGCGTTGGTGCGCGGCATGCGCGCGTTCGGCGACCTGGTCGGGCAGAAGAAGGCCAAGGACATTACGGCGGACGACGTGATGGTCGGCAGCGAGCTGATGCTGTCGGTGTTCATCCGGGAGCCGCAGTTCCAGAGCCAGACCAAGGACCGGCTGACCAGCCCCGAGGCCGCCGCGCTCGTCGACAAGGCAATGCGCGACCATTTCGACCATTTCCTCAGCCACAACATGGAGCGCGGCAAGGCGCTGCTCAACTATGTGCTCGAGCGGATGGACGAGCGGTTGCGCCGCAAGCAGGAGCGCGACGTCAAGCGCAAGACCGCGACCTCCGCGCGTAAACTCCGGCTGCCGGGCAAGCTGACCGACTGTTCGGCGAACTCGCCCGAGGGCACCGAGCTGTTCATCGTCGAGGGCGATTCGGCCGGCGGCTCGGCGAAACAGGCGCGCGACCGCAAGACCCAGGCGATCCTGCCGATCCGCGGCAAGATCCTGAACGTCGCCTCGGCGACCAGCGCAAAGATCTTCGCGAACCAGGAGATCGCCGACCTGACGCTGGCGCTCGGCTGCGGGACGCGGAAGGACTGCACGGTCGAAACGCTGCGCTACGAGCGCGTGGTGATCATGACCGACGCAGACGTCGACGGCGCGCATATCGCGACGCTGCTGATGACGTTCTTCTTCCAGGAGATGCCCGATCTCGTCCGCCGCGGGCATCTGTATCTCGCACAGCCGCCGCTCTACCGCCTGACCGCCGGCACCAAGAGCCTGTACGCGCGAGACGATGCGCACCGCGCCGAGCTGGAGCGGACCGCGTTCAAGGGCAAGAAGGTCGACGTCGCGCGCTTCAAGGGTCTCGGCGAGATGAACCCGATGCAGCTGCGCGAGACGACGATGGATCCCGCGACGCGCGGCATGCTGCGCATCACGCTGCCGCAGGAATATGAGGAGCGGGCAGGGGTGAAGGACCTGGTCGACCGTCTGATGGGCAACAACCCCGCGCACCGCTTCGCCTTCATCCAGGAAAATGCCGGCCGGATGGACGAGGACGCGATCGACGCATGAGGTAAATCGTATTGACAATCTGAGTGGGAGAGCTTAGATGGACCTTACGTTCGATCCTGCGAAGGACGCGGCGAACATCGCCAAGCACGGCCTGTCGCTCGCCGATTTTCGCGGGTTCGATACCGATCCGAACATCTATGTCGACGACCGGCATGACTATGGCGAGGTCAGGCTGTTGGCGAGAGGCCGGATCGGCGGACGCGGATATTGCGTCGTCTTCACGGTCGTTGGCACCGTGACGCGCGTCATCAGCTTCCGTCGAGCGCATGAGAAGGAGATGAGGCGCTATGAGTAAGGAACCGCTGCCGCCGGATTATGACGAGAATCCGGAATGGACCGATGAGATGATCGCCGAAGCCCGCCCCGCATCCGAGGTCCTGCCTCCCGAAGTCGCCGCGCTGCTGGTCCGCCGCCGCGGGCCGCAAACGGCGCCGACCAAGAAGGCGGTAACGCTCCGCCTCGATCCCGACGTCCTCGACAAGTTCAGGTCCACCGGCCCCGGCTGGCAGTCGCGGATGAACGAGGCGCTGCGACAGGCCAAGGTGTGACGCCGCAGCATTGCGGTGATGGTTGACGCGTCTCCCTGCGCGCCCGTATTAGGCCTTCCGGGCGGTCCATCGGGGCCGCCCTTCTCGTTTCGTAAAGGAAGCGCCTCGTGACCATCACCCCGCTCATGCCCGTCTACCCGCGGTGTGGGGTGCGTCCGGTCCGAGGCGAGGGTGCGTACCTCTTCGGTGAGGACGGCCAGCAGTTTCTCGATTTCGCCAGCGGCATCGCGGTCAACGCGCTTGGCCACGGCCACCCCGTGCTGGTCAAGGCGATCGCCGATCAGGCTGCGACGCTGATGCACGTGTCGAACCTGTACGGCAGTCCGCAGGGCGAGCATCTCGCGCAGCGGCTGGCGGACAACACGTTTGCCGACACGGTGTTCTTCACCAATTCGGGGGCGGAAGCCGTGGAGTGCGCGATCAAGACCGCGCGCCGCTATCATTTCGCGAACGGCAATCCGCAGCGCAACACGCTGATCACCTTCGACACCGCGTTCCACGGCCGGACGCTCGGCACGATCTCGGCGACCAACCAGTCCAAGATGCGCGACGGGTTCGAGCCGCTGCTGCCGGGCTTCACCTATGCGACGTTCAACGACCTCGAAGGCGCGCTCGGGCTGATCGACGACAACACGGCCGGCTTCCTGGTCGAGCCGATCCAGGGCGAGGGCGGCATCCGTCAGGCGACGCCGGAGTTCCTGCAGGGGCTGCGCAAGGCATGCGACGAGCATGGCTTGCTGCTCGTGCTCGACGAGGTCCAGTGCGGCTATGGCCGGACCGGCAAGTTCTTCGCGCACGAACTCTACGGCATCACGCCCGACATCATGGCGGTGGCCAAGGGGATCGGCGGCGGCTTCCCGCTCGGCGCATGCCTCGCGACCGAGGAAGCCGCCAAGGGCATGGTCGCAGGCACGCACGGTTCGACCTATGGCGGCAACCCGCTCGCGATGGCGGCGGGCGAGGCGGTGCTCGACGTGATGCTCGCGGACGGCTTCCTCGAGAATGTCACCAAGATGGGGGACCGGCTGCGGCAGGGGCTCGAACAGATGATCCCCAATCACGATCACCTGTTCGACAGCGTCCGCGGCACCGGGCTGATGCTCGGGCTCAAGCTCAAGAGCGACAGCCGCGCGTTCGTGGCGTTCGCGCGCGACGAGCACAACCTGCTGCTCGTGTCGGCGGGCGAGAACGTCGTCCGCATCCTGCCGCCGCTGGTGATCGACGAGAGCCACATCGCCGAGTGCATCGAGAAGCTGTCGGCGGCGGCGCGTGTGTACGTGCCGGCGAGCGACGACTGACCTGATCTCCCTCTCCCTTTGGGAGAGGGAAGGGGCCCGCTGCCGCAGGCAGTGGGAAGGGTGAGGGCAGCATTGTCCGAACCCTGTCCTCACCCTTCCGCCGCTCCGCGGCTCCCTCCCTCTCCCACAGGGAGAGGGATATTGGGGAACGACCAATGCGCCATTTCCTGAATCTTACCGACGCCGGCGCCGACGGCATCGCCGCGATGCTGGCCGATGCGCTCGACCGCAAGGCCGCGCGCGCCGGCTTCCCGAAGGGCCGCGCCGACAGCGACGCGCCGCTCGCCGGGCACACGCTCGCGATGATCTTCGAGAAGAATTCGACGCGCACGCGGTTCAGCTTCGACA
This sequence is a window from Sphingomonas ginsenosidivorax. Protein-coding genes within it:
- the parE gene encoding DNA topoisomerase IV subunit B; its protein translation is MADDLFAASTAPGAKSAPAYDASSIEVLEGLEPVRRRPGMYVGGTDERALHHLAAEVLDNAMDEAVAGHATRIEIHLEPGNRLTIVDNGRGIPVDPHPKFPGKSALEVILSTLHSGGKFAGKAYATSGGLHGVGISVVNALSSDTVVEVARDRQLYRQRFARGITLGPIEALGPTPNRRGTSVAFTPDTEIFGPELAFKPARLYKLARSKAYLFAGVEIRWKCAPELLADDTPADAVFQFPGGLADHLRDQIAGRECATAEFFAGSQAFPGEDQGRVEWAVAWPLWSDGSYSWYCNTIPTPDGGTHEQGLRQALVRGMRAFGDLVGQKKAKDITADDVMVGSELMLSVFIREPQFQSQTKDRLTSPEAAALVDKAMRDHFDHFLSHNMERGKALLNYVLERMDERLRRKQERDVKRKTATSARKLRLPGKLTDCSANSPEGTELFIVEGDSAGGSAKQARDRKTQAILPIRGKILNVASATSAKIFANQEIADLTLALGCGTRKDCTVETLRYERVVIMTDADVDGAHIATLLMTFFFQEMPDLVRRGHLYLAQPPLYRLTAGTKSLYARDDAHRAELERTAFKGKKVDVARFKGLGEMNPMQLRETTMDPATRGMLRITLPQEYEERAGVKDLVDRLMGNNPAHRFAFIQENAGRMDEDAIDA
- a CDS encoding outer membrane protein, encoding MSKILFAGLIGAAALAATPAFAQETTADAPFSGLYAGGSFGFDVQPNDVGENIKFDRDLNGSFGDTISTATAANAFSPGFCNGAATSNTAPAAGGRGCNNDRNDIAYYGRLGFDAQRGNIVVGVVGEFGKSEIKDSVSAFSTTPAFYTMSRELNWEASIRGRVGYAVDTTLFYGAFGPGYASIDNSFTTGNTANTFTSNGNKKQWGITGGGGVEQKIGKNFSIGMEYMFHRYEDNDYRVRASGGPAGGPFTRGNAAGTDFRRGFDYFRWHSIRGVAAFRF
- a CDS encoding thioesterase family protein, yielding MTTLKQAIDALVPIEGGWRGSVPETWLQGRTAYGGFSAALALHAAQVSDVDLPPLRSAQVSFIGPLSGDIAIRATRLRRGRNAAFVQVDVESDAGLGLRATFVFMGPVESRLDHHVGAAPEFPVPGPETTTYRGTAAVPFTQNFEFVDQRDGPKSEWLRWVRLAERDGLDPMVELMCIADCLPPAALKLIGAVVPISSMTWLFNVLGSQPLTRDGWWLLRATTDYAREGSSSQQMAIWNADGVGVGEQMQSVAVFG
- a CDS encoding BrnA antitoxin family protein, with the protein product MSKEPLPPDYDENPEWTDEMIAEARPASEVLPPEVAALLVRRRGPQTAPTKKAVTLRLDPDVLDKFRSTGPGWQSRMNEALRQAKV
- a CDS encoding BrnT family toxin, producing MDLTFDPAKDAANIAKHGLSLADFRGFDTDPNIYVDDRHDYGEVRLLARGRIGGRGYCVVFTVVGTVTRVISFRRAHEKEMRRYE
- a CDS encoding glutathione binding-like protein: MIDLHYWPTPNGHKITMMLEETGLDYTIRPVDIGKGEQFAPEFLKIAPNNRMPAIVDHDPAVGNAPITVFESGAILLYLAGKTGRFGGDSLRERTEVNQWLMWQMGGLGPMLGQNHHFNIYAPEKIPYAMDRYVKETNRLYGVLDRRLTDRAFVAGAYSVADMAAYPWIVPHEAQGQTLADFPNVKRWFETIAKRPATITAYEKGKAINDSRTPMTDEQKKMLFGQTAATR
- a CDS encoding aspartate aminotransferase family protein, whose product is MTITPLMPVYPRCGVRPVRGEGAYLFGEDGQQFLDFASGIAVNALGHGHPVLVKAIADQAATLMHVSNLYGSPQGEHLAQRLADNTFADTVFFTNSGAEAVECAIKTARRYHFANGNPQRNTLITFDTAFHGRTLGTISATNQSKMRDGFEPLLPGFTYATFNDLEGALGLIDDNTAGFLVEPIQGEGGIRQATPEFLQGLRKACDEHGLLLVLDEVQCGYGRTGKFFAHELYGITPDIMAVAKGIGGGFPLGACLATEEAAKGMVAGTHGSTYGGNPLAMAAGEAVLDVMLADGFLENVTKMGDRLRQGLEQMIPNHDHLFDSVRGTGLMLGLKLKSDSRAFVAFARDEHNLLLVSAGENVVRILPPLVIDESHIAECIEKLSAAARVYVPASDD
- a CDS encoding response regulator, which produces MGDLPHLLLVDDERSIREPLAAYLTKQGFRVTQCGDAESARTRLAAYAIDLVILDIMMPGEDGLSLCRHIAATSDVPVILLTARAEETDRIVGLEMGADDYVVKPFSPRELATRVKVVLRRATAGGARHHAPESSSYGFAGWVLKSGERALVDREGVSVPLSTGEYNLLLALVTRPRQVLTRDQLLDLTQGREAAAFDRAIDNQVSRLRRKIEADAKNPELIKTVWGGGYTLAAEVTRL